In the Sorghum bicolor cultivar BTx623 chromosome 4, Sorghum_bicolor_NCBIv3, whole genome shotgun sequence genome, CCTGGCACGGCACCCTTGATCATGAGCACCCGGAGATCATTGTCGATCTTGACGATCTTGAGCTTCCTGATCTTGGTCTTCTTTCCTCCCATCCTCCCgggcatcttcttccccttgTATACACGCCCCGGCGTCGTCCCCGCTCCGATGGAACCCAGCTGCCTGTGGCTCTTGGAACCGTGTGTCATCAGCCCTCGCTTGAAGTTGTGCCTCTTGATGCCACCTGACGATCAATGCCATAATCAACCGCCAGCGAACAGATCAAGAACACGAACATGGTAGGGTAGGAGATTGAACATGGTAGGATAGGAGATTGCACAAGTGGCGTTGCAATTGCAAATGCAAGCTACAGCCAAGGTTTGACAAGAACTGCCAGGCATACAGTTTTTTAGCTCATTGCAGTGCTGGCGAGCAAGACAGATCAATGGAATCGGCGCTGCGAATCCAAGAACTGCTGATGGAATGATACAGCCGGAGGATTGTGATATAATTAGCAGAAAATGTGGATAATTGCTGGCATTGCAAATGCAGTAGCGGATGGAGGTGCGACAAAAAATTGGTGTACCTTGGAACCCCTTGCCGATGGTGTTGCCGGAGACGTCGATGATGTCGCCCTCCTTGAAGAGGTCGGCGAAGTCGAGCGGCTGGCCGGGCTCGAAGGCGTCGACGGCGGTGAGCCTGAACTCCTGCAGGTGCTTCAGCGGCGGGGCGCCGGCCTTGCCCAGGTGTCCCAGCTCCGGGCGGGTGAGCTTGTCCTCGCGCACGCCGTGGTACCCGACCTGGACGGCGTCGTACCCGTCCGTGGCGGCCGTCTTCACCTGCGTCACCACGTTGCCGCCCTCCCGGAACCCGACGACCGTCACGGGCACCGGCTTCCCCGTCTCCGGGTCGAAGTAGGTCATCATCCCCACCTTGGTCGCCATCACGCCCACCCCGGCCTCGTACGACGCGCGCACCGCCACggacgcccgccgccgccgcccgacgcAGGCCGCCGCGCCGCTCCAGGTGACGACGGTGCCGCCTCGGCGGCGCTGCGGGAGGAGAGAGGCCACTGCGCCGCCGACGCCCACGGCCGCCATGGCCATGCTTGCTTCGGGAGAGATTAGCAGAAGGGGAGTGGCGCTCTCGTTCAATTTGACTGCGGATTTATGCGGATGCGGATAGGGCGCTCTTGTTTGCGGCTAGGTCCCCTTATCCTAATGACGTCGTCTGCTCGGAGGCGACTCACCAAATACGCCTTCATACAAAGAAAGCGTATGTGAATTTGCTTAGAATTTGTACGGCTAGTACACCTCCAATAGGCATCTATAGTTTGATTCGAAGAATCATCATCCCTTTTGTATGTCACTTTTGTATTTCTTCCATTCCAAACTATAAGATATTTAACCATTTTAacatcaagtttgacaattctttttattcaaaaatttatgtAAAATATTACTTCTGTCATGGcttgatttattaataaaaattctttaaaaatgacttaaacttgaCTATGTTTACATAAATATTTTAACATGAGTGATAAAATTTATggtaaaaaaatcaaaagtctttataatttgggatggagttaGTAGATCGATAAAAGTGTTATCATTAGGACAAAAAGAGCTTAAATAGGAGTCGACAGAAAAATTATATATCAGACAAAAAAAATCTATATCTAAATACACGTGAACCTCTCTAGCTAACAAGGGTTAAGGGTTAGATGAAAGCACACTCTCCCTCATTGGCGGACGGGGGGCTGGGTTGGCTGCAGCCCCCTCTTGGGCTAAAAAAAATTAACATATTTTTTTAGTAAAAGACTTTATATATTTggtatttttctatatttattctATGAATCTTTGTTTTTGAGCACTTTGAATCAATATTAAATTATCAATCTTAGTTATATCTATTAGTGTACTGGATTGAACGAGAAAAAAAATAGCTATATGATTTAGCTCCCCTCTTGGTCTGTTTCTAGGTCCACCACTGCTCTCCCTACACCTGACGCTCCTTGCCTTGAGCACATTCTAGTCTAAAAGGCTTACCTTTCTATCCAGCACTGCTCTTCTAAAGTTCTACTGACTTGATGGAAATATTCTGATCCAACTTTTCTTTACATAAGCATAAGGCTCTGTTTGGTTGTGATTTTTTTTATCACTCATCATATCAAATGTCtggacacatacataaagtactaaatatatactatttacaaaactaaaaacacaactagggaataatttgcgagacgaatcttgagcctaattagtccatgattggacaataattatcaaataaaacaaaaatactacagtacctgtTAAAATTTAACACCCCCAaccaaataccccctaagacggACGTACTTCTTGAAGTTCAGAAACCATACCAATTATGATTTTAAAGCCCACAACACCAAACCTTCCTCACCCACATAGTGCATACAAAAACCTTATTCTGTCAAGCGTGCCTATCGCGATCTTTAGCCCCCGCCTATCAAGTCCTTTGGGGCTTGGACTCATGTCTAGATCTTGGATCCCAACTTTGATTGCTTGCAAGTGGACGACATGGTTGGAGCTTTTAAAGGCGAGGCCACAAGACTACAGAGACTTGGATGGCTTGACTCATGTTCAAGATGAAATACATTGGCGAGGAGGAATATGGCACTTGGAGCCATGATTGCCTAAGGGCATCGCCAGTGGTGAGTCGGCTCACCACCATGAAAAAAAAGTTGACACAAGTACATTTTCTTGAGTCGACTCTTGCTTTCTCTAGTGGTAAGTCGACTCTTCGTGCAACCTAGCCGTGTATATATGATGCAAGCCTAAAGCCTTTTATTCTTGAGTCGCTCAATTTCTATATTCTGATTATTTTAATTGTGATGAACCGATGCAAGAATATGAATCGACTTCTTCTCTCTCCTTGGAGTCAATTAGTGCAGTGGTTTGAATCGATTCATTTTGGTCCAGCTAGGACTCATGAGTTGCTTTTGGCTTACCACTAGAGAAGCCCTAAGAGCTCTCTTGAAAAGGATGAACAACAATCGTTGTTGAGGGGGTGCCACTATGAAGATTTTGAGTAGGAGATTGGTAGGTAATGGGTCAGTTTAGGTTTAGCTCATGAGAACAATGTCTGTAACGTGTGCGAGTACACCTCGGAATACGCTAAATTTGGATGATTGACGTGATACATTTTATTCGAAAATGAAGGAAACTTTATTATAGAAAAAGTGAGGTCTACGTATGGGACTGTTTCTGCCCATATAAATTGAGAAGTagaggatttttttttctattttgattCATTTCAATCAAAGTTATAAGCTCCCATAGTGATTTACTCTAtccgtttcaaattataaattGAGAAGCAGAGGTCACTTTTCTATTCTGCTATTTTGTTGTGACttattttattaataaaagttcttcaaataTAACTTAAATTTGTGTATATTTATAcatattttttgaataagacgagtggtaaactttcaattaaaaaaatcaaataaacTATAATTTGGAACTGAGATAGTAATTGGGAGTCACAATGCCATGCGATATTCGTTTGAGATGAATTTAAACCGTTGTAACCGCTGATACTAAGGCCTTTTTTACTTGCCAAaagatttataatttttttaaaaaaatttgttaTATcacatcttgtggcacatacacgaaacattaaatatagataaaaaaattatacacgaaacattaaatatagataaaaaaataactaattgtacaatttatctataatttataagataattttttaaaatctaattaatctataattaaataatatttatcaaatataaataaaaatactacaatatatATTTTACAAATCAGCCAAAGCTACAGAGCGGTCTTTTTCTTTGTAGTCTCGAGTTACTTCCACGATTCTCCAACCCGCAAACGGACAAACCCAGAGGAGCAATCCGTGGACACCGAACTCCTCTCCTCCACTCCCCTGTGCCTCTTCCACGCCACGCGGATGGCGTGCACGCATCCAAGGTCCAAGCAAGCCGCAGTCCATCCGGGACGGCGGGAGCGCGTCCTGCGTTGCACTTgcaccctccttctccttcgtcTCCGATCCTCACCTTCACCCCCACTCCCTTACTCTCTCGGCCCTTCTTTCCTAGCTAGCGGCGACGACAGGGTGAGCAGTGAGGAATCACCACCGCACGTGCCAGGTCGGCCAGGTATGCCTATCCCCGCTCGTTCCCTTCCTTTCCCTTCCTGCCGTGCCGAATCCAACACCCAGAACTCTGATTTATGCTATCTGTATTCAGATCTGAGCATGTCTTTTCACCTTCTAGCTTTGATTtatatgtgtatgtgtgcaCCCATGCCCTGCCGCGCATGTTTTTATATCTGTATGTATGAGACAAATTGGCATATGAAAAAGGGTCTAATTTTTTGTTCCAGTTCGGTCCGGTGAAGTCGTTTGCTTCCTCCTTTTTTTTGTCTGCAGAACTAGTGGGTGGACGGCAAGCATCGTAGCGACCATGGAGGTGGTCTCTTGCAGCCACTCCTGCTCGGCATTACATCAAACACCAGCGAGTGCATGGAGGCTTCGG is a window encoding:
- the LOC8057538 gene encoding 50S ribosomal protein L3, chloroplastic — translated: MAMAAVGVGGAVASLLPQRRRGGTVVTWSGAAACVGRRRRASVAVRASYEAGVGVMATKVGMMTYFDPETGKPVPVTVVGFREGGNVVTQVKTAATDGYDAVQVGYHGVREDKLTRPELGHLGKAGAPPLKHLQEFRLTAVDAFEPGQPLDFADLFKEGDIIDVSGNTIGKGFQGGIKRHNFKRGLMTHGSKSHRQLGSIGAGTTPGRVYKGKKMPGRMGGKKTKIRKLKIVKIDNDLRVLMIKGAVPGKPGNLLRITPAKIVGKNIPKN